In Phytoactinopolyspora mesophila, the following are encoded in one genomic region:
- a CDS encoding nucleotidyltransferase family protein: protein MTVPAAGLVLAAGEGRRFGAPKATLPLGGKRLVDQAVRLLVDGDCWPIVVVDGAVRVRVPGARVVHNPDWRTGMASSLRAGIEALRDEEVGAVVVALVDQPWLGPESVHRLRAARAGGAFVAVATYGGESGNPVLLGREVWDDVLALAEGDVGARAFMQAHPELVTAVPCDGTGRPDDVDHPGDLRPDDHEH from the coding sequence ATGACCGTGCCGGCGGCGGGGCTGGTTCTGGCGGCAGGGGAGGGGCGCCGCTTCGGCGCGCCCAAGGCCACATTGCCGCTCGGAGGCAAGCGGCTGGTGGATCAGGCTGTGCGGTTGCTGGTCGACGGCGACTGCTGGCCGATCGTCGTCGTTGACGGGGCGGTCCGGGTGCGAGTGCCCGGTGCGAGAGTGGTGCACAATCCCGACTGGCGGACGGGTATGGCGTCGTCGTTGCGGGCCGGCATCGAGGCGCTACGCGACGAGGAGGTCGGCGCGGTAGTCGTCGCGCTGGTCGATCAACCGTGGCTGGGCCCCGAGTCCGTCCACCGGCTGCGGGCGGCGCGGGCAGGAGGTGCGTTCGTGGCTGTGGCCACCTACGGCGGCGAGAGCGGCAACCCGGTGCTGCTGGGCCGGGAGGTGTGGGACGACGTCCTGGCCCTCGCCGAAGGCGACGTAGGCGCCCGCGCCTTCATGCAGGCCCACCCCGAGCTGGTCACGGCCGTGCCGTGCGACGGCACCGGTCGCCCGGATGACGTCGATCACCCAGGCGACCTCCGACCTGATGATCATGAACACTAG